In Nocardia sputorum, a single genomic region encodes these proteins:
- a CDS encoding MFS transporter translates to MPLALLALTLGAFAIGTTEFVVVGLLPDIAGTYAVTIPTAGLLVTGYALGVVAGAPLMTGLGTRVSRKRMLLGMLALLVLGNVLSAVAPTFGLMLTGRIVASLAHGAFFGIGSVVAGSLVSADRRAGAIAIMFTGLTVATVVGVPLGTLLGQHFGWRLTFLFVALIGVIGLVGVAALVPRQPVSPNAGLRPELAVFRNPQVLLAMAMTVLGFGGVFAAITYLAPIMTEVTGYAESSVTWLLVLFGLGFFAGNLIGGKFADRHLMPMLYLTLGGLALVLALFTVTAHDKIAAAVTVVLIGALGFATVPPLQKRVLDQAAGAPTLASAVNIGAFNLGNAVSAWLGGVVIAAGYGYTAPNWVGVGLVLVALLLAVLSGRLERRATPVVPDEPLAAVHA, encoded by the coding sequence GTGCCCCTCGCACTCCTCGCCCTGACGCTCGGGGCATTCGCCATCGGAACGACGGAATTCGTCGTCGTCGGCTTGCTGCCCGACATCGCGGGCACCTACGCGGTGACCATCCCCACCGCGGGTCTGCTGGTCACCGGCTACGCGCTCGGCGTGGTGGCGGGTGCGCCGCTGATGACCGGTCTCGGCACCCGGGTCTCGCGCAAACGCATGCTCCTCGGCATGCTGGCGCTGCTCGTCCTCGGCAACGTCCTGTCCGCCGTCGCGCCGACCTTCGGGCTGATGCTCACCGGGCGCATCGTGGCGTCGCTGGCCCACGGCGCGTTCTTCGGCATCGGCTCGGTGGTCGCCGGGAGCCTGGTCAGCGCCGACCGGCGCGCCGGTGCGATCGCGATCATGTTCACCGGGCTCACCGTCGCCACCGTGGTGGGCGTGCCGCTGGGGACGCTGCTCGGCCAGCACTTCGGCTGGCGGCTGACCTTCTTGTTCGTCGCGCTGATCGGCGTGATCGGCCTGGTGGGCGTCGCGGCGCTGGTGCCACGTCAGCCCGTCTCCCCGAACGCCGGGCTACGCCCCGAACTGGCGGTGTTCCGCAACCCACAGGTGCTGCTGGCGATGGCGATGACGGTGCTCGGCTTCGGCGGCGTATTCGCCGCGATCACCTATCTGGCGCCCATAATGACCGAGGTCACCGGCTACGCGGAGAGTTCGGTCACGTGGCTGCTGGTGCTCTTCGGCCTCGGCTTCTTCGCGGGCAACTTGATCGGCGGCAAGTTCGCCGACCGCCACCTGATGCCGATGCTGTATCTCACCCTCGGCGGACTCGCGCTCGTCCTCGCGCTGTTCACCGTCACCGCCCACGACAAGATCGCCGCCGCCGTCACGGTGGTGCTGATCGGCGCGCTCGGGTTCGCGACCGTCCCGCCGCTGCAGAAGCGCGTCCTCGACCAGGCGGCGGGCGCGCCCACCCTGGCCTCCGCGGTCAACATCGGCGCGTTCAACCTCGGCAACGCCGTGTCGGCCTGGCTCGGTGGCGTGGTGATCGCCGCGGGCTATGGCTACACCGCACCGAACTGGGTCGGCGTCGGCTTGGTCCTGGTGGCGCTGCTGCTCGCGGTGCTGTCCGGACGTCTCGAGCGCCGCGCGACGCCCGTCGTCCCGGACGAGCCCCTGGCCGCCGTGCACGCGTAG
- the glmS gene encoding glutamine--fructose-6-phosphate transaminase (isomerizing) — protein sequence MCGIVGYVGYRDALGVVVDALRRMEYRGYDSAGVAILDGAGTLAVERKAGRLANLEAQLDETGIDRFVGTTGIGHTRWATHGAPTDRNAHPHRDDSGKVAVVHNGIIENFAPLRRELEDAGVELRSDTDTEVAVHLVARAYAQGPTAGDFAASALSVLRRLEGAFTLVFTHADHPGMIVAARRSTPLVVGVGKGEMFIASDVTAFIEHTREAVELGQDQAVVITLDSYRVTDFAGEEASSRPFTIDWDLAAAEKGGHDYFMLKEIEEQPAAVADTLMGHFSTDRDGAGRIVLDEQRLADQELRDFDKVFVVACGSAYHSGLLAKYAIEHWTRLPVEVELASEFRYRDPVLDRSTLVVAISQSGETADTLEAVRHAKEQKARVLAICNTNGAQIPRESDAVLYTRAGPEIGVASTKAFLAQVTANYLVGLALAQARGTKYPDEVAREFAELEAMPKLVERVLETAPQVRTIARELAQVPTVLFLGRHVGYPVALEGALKLKELAYMHAEGFAAGELKHGPIALIEDGLPVIVVMPSPKGRAVLHSKLLSNIREIQARGARTIVIAEEGDDTVRPFADDLIEIPSAPTLFQPLLSTVPLQIFAAEVAQARGYDVDKPRNLAKSVTVE from the coding sequence ATGTGCGGAATCGTGGGGTACGTCGGGTACCGAGACGCGCTCGGCGTCGTCGTTGACGCGTTGCGCCGCATGGAATATCGCGGCTACGACTCCGCGGGCGTGGCGATCCTGGACGGCGCGGGCACGCTGGCGGTGGAACGCAAGGCGGGTCGCCTGGCGAATCTGGAGGCCCAGCTCGACGAAACCGGGATCGATCGCTTCGTGGGCACCACGGGCATCGGACACACCCGCTGGGCCACGCATGGCGCGCCGACCGACCGCAACGCGCACCCGCATCGGGACGACAGCGGCAAGGTCGCCGTGGTGCACAACGGCATCATCGAGAACTTCGCTCCGCTGCGGCGCGAACTCGAGGATGCCGGGGTCGAGCTGCGCAGCGACACCGATACCGAGGTCGCCGTGCACTTGGTGGCCCGCGCGTACGCCCAGGGCCCGACCGCCGGTGACTTCGCGGCCAGCGCGCTGTCCGTGCTGCGCCGCCTGGAGGGCGCGTTCACGCTGGTCTTCACCCACGCCGACCACCCGGGAATGATCGTGGCCGCGCGCCGTTCCACACCGCTGGTGGTGGGCGTGGGCAAGGGCGAGATGTTCATCGCCTCGGACGTCACGGCGTTCATCGAGCACACCCGCGAGGCGGTCGAACTCGGCCAGGACCAGGCCGTCGTCATCACACTGGACAGCTACCGGGTCACCGATTTCGCGGGCGAGGAGGCGAGTTCGCGCCCGTTCACGATCGACTGGGACCTGGCCGCCGCCGAGAAGGGCGGCCACGACTACTTCATGCTCAAGGAGATCGAGGAGCAGCCCGCCGCGGTCGCGGACACCTTGATGGGGCATTTCAGCACCGATCGCGACGGCGCCGGCCGGATCGTGCTGGACGAGCAGCGTCTCGCCGACCAGGAGCTGCGCGACTTCGACAAGGTGTTCGTCGTTGCCTGCGGTAGCGCCTACCACTCGGGTCTGCTGGCGAAGTACGCCATCGAGCACTGGACGCGGCTGCCCGTCGAGGTCGAGCTGGCCAGCGAGTTCCGCTACCGGGACCCGGTGCTGGACCGCTCGACGCTGGTGGTGGCGATCTCCCAGTCCGGCGAGACCGCCGACACGCTGGAGGCGGTGCGCCACGCCAAGGAGCAGAAGGCGCGCGTCCTGGCGATCTGCAACACGAACGGCGCGCAGATCCCGCGCGAGTCCGACGCGGTGCTCTACACCAGGGCCGGGCCGGAGATCGGTGTCGCCTCCACCAAGGCGTTCCTGGCCCAGGTGACCGCGAACTACCTGGTCGGGCTCGCTCTGGCGCAGGCGCGGGGCACCAAGTACCCGGACGAGGTGGCCCGCGAGTTCGCCGAGCTCGAGGCGATGCCGAAGCTGGTGGAACGCGTGCTGGAGACCGCGCCGCAGGTGCGGACCATCGCGCGGGAGCTGGCGCAGGTGCCGACGGTGTTGTTCCTGGGACGGCACGTCGGCTATCCGGTGGCGCTGGAGGGCGCGCTCAAGCTCAAGGAGCTGGCCTACATGCACGCGGAGGGATTCGCCGCGGGTGAGCTCAAGCACGGGCCGATCGCGTTGATCGAAGACGGCCTTCCGGTGATCGTGGTGATGCCGTCGCCGAAGGGGCGTGCGGTGCTGCACTCGAAGCTGCTGAGCAACATCCGGGAGATCCAGGCCCGCGGCGCGCGCACCATCGTGATCGCGGAGGAAGGCGACGACACGGTGCGTCCGTTCGCCGACGACCTCATCGAGATCCCCAGCGCGCCGACGCTGTTCCAGCCGCTGTTGTCGACGGTCCCGCTGCAGATCTTCGCCGCCGAGGTGGCGCAGGCGCGCGGCTACGACGTCGACAAGCCCCGTAACCTGGCCAAATCCGTCACAGTGGAATAG
- the alr gene encoding alanine racemase has protein sequence MNRRRGGTAQVETVIDLDAIAHNVRILREHAGDAAVMAVVKADGYNHGAVEVGRAALAAGAAELGVTTVGEAVQLRAAGITAPILCWLHNTDTDFAPAVAADVEIGISSPAHLRAVEAAVRDTGRPATVTLKVDTGLNRNGVSPSDYPQVLTALRALVDEQAVRFRAIFSHLAHADEPEHPNNDVQRARFLDAIATAKEHGLEPELVHIANSAATLTRPDLAFDLVRPGIAMYGLSPIPDDDFGLRPAMTFQARVALVKRVAAGEGVSYGHQWIAPRDTTVALIPAGYADGVFRPLSGRFDVWLGGALRRNVGRVCMDQFLVDLGDNQAGVQEGDTAVLFGTRPHAQDWANLLGTIHYEVVCSPRGRVTRRYTGGVR, from the coding sequence CTGAACAGGCGGAGAGGCGGCACAGCGCAAGTGGAAACGGTCATCGACCTCGACGCCATCGCCCACAACGTGCGGATCCTGCGGGAACACGCGGGCGACGCCGCGGTGATGGCGGTGGTGAAGGCCGACGGCTACAACCACGGCGCGGTAGAGGTGGGCCGCGCCGCCCTCGCGGCGGGCGCGGCCGAACTTGGTGTCACGACCGTGGGCGAGGCCGTCCAATTGCGCGCGGCCGGGATCACCGCGCCGATCCTGTGCTGGCTGCACAACACGGACACCGATTTCGCGCCCGCCGTGGCCGCCGACGTCGAGATCGGGATCTCCTCGCCGGCCCACCTGCGCGCGGTCGAGGCCGCGGTCCGCGACACCGGTCGTCCCGCAACCGTCACGCTGAAGGTGGACACCGGCCTGAACCGCAACGGCGTCTCGCCGAGTGATTACCCGCAAGTGCTGACGGCGCTGCGCGCTCTGGTCGACGAGCAGGCGGTGCGCTTCCGCGCGATCTTCTCCCATCTCGCGCACGCCGACGAACCCGAGCACCCCAACAACGACGTGCAACGCGCCCGATTCCTGGACGCGATCGCCACGGCCAAGGAGCACGGCCTGGAGCCGGAGCTGGTGCACATCGCCAACTCCGCCGCCACCCTGACCCGTCCCGACCTGGCCTTCGACCTGGTCCGTCCGGGCATCGCCATGTACGGACTGTCGCCGATACCGGACGACGATTTCGGCCTGCGGCCCGCCATGACGTTCCAGGCCCGGGTGGCCCTGGTCAAACGCGTGGCAGCCGGCGAGGGCGTCTCCTACGGACATCAGTGGATCGCGCCGCGCGATACGACTGTCGCGTTGATTCCCGCGGGTTACGCCGACGGCGTGTTCCGCCCGTTGAGCGGACGATTCGACGTCTGGCTCGGCGGAGCATTACGCAGGAATGTGGGGCGGGTGTGCATGGACCAGTTCCTCGTCGACCTCGGTGACAACCAGGCGGGTGTCCAGGAAGGTGACACCGCCGTTCTCTTCGGTACGCGACCGCACGCCCAAGATTGGGCGAACCTGCTCGGCACCATCCACTACGAAGTGGTGTGTTCGCCGCGCGGCCGGGTCACCCGGCGCTATACCGGTGGCGTCCGATGA
- a CDS encoding cupredoxin domain-containing protein: protein MPSVRRTRTVRVVTGVALAGALLLSGCGGGEPDSAATTTRKPARPTTTAPQTGERKPAAATVAVDDMKFSPAEVTVEVGDTVTWKFDDKVPHSVQGIGDKAMGINSPIFDKGEWSYTFTTPGTYRYLCSLHPEMRGTVTVR, encoded by the coding sequence ATGCCAAGCGTCCGCCGCACCAGGACCGTCCGCGTCGTCACGGGAGTCGCCCTGGCCGGCGCGCTGCTGCTGTCCGGCTGCGGCGGCGGCGAACCCGATTCGGCCGCCACCACCACGAGAAAACCGGCCCGGCCGACGACCACCGCTCCGCAGACCGGCGAGCGCAAGCCCGCCGCCGCCACCGTCGCCGTGGACGACATGAAATTCTCGCCCGCCGAGGTCACCGTCGAGGTCGGCGACACGGTCACCTGGAAATTCGACGACAAGGTCCCGCACTCCGTGCAGGGCATCGGCGACAAGGCGATGGGCATCAACAGCCCGATCTTCGACAAAGGCGAGTGGAGCTACACCTTCACCACGCCCGGCACCTATCGCTACCTCTGCTCCTTGCATCCGGAGATGCGCGGGACGGTCACGGTCCGCTAG
- a CDS encoding MarR family winged helix-turn-helix transcriptional regulator, whose translation MTADAALTGLADGWYALSLLHDRIEAHIERALQSGHDLSVREYSLLVVLSRQHDGPGGHLRMNQVAEAVVLSQSATTRLVSRLEDRGLLQRYLCPDDRRGIYTDVTPAGLDLLEQARPTHDAALAGALGQAAANSELAPLVAAVEALNTSSARGARPRDYRPV comes from the coding sequence ATGACCGCGGATGCCGCCCTGACCGGCCTCGCCGATGGCTGGTACGCACTCTCGCTGCTGCACGACCGGATCGAGGCGCACATCGAGCGGGCCCTGCAATCCGGGCACGATCTGAGCGTTCGCGAGTACTCGCTGCTGGTGGTCCTCAGCCGCCAGCACGACGGGCCGGGCGGGCACCTACGCATGAACCAGGTCGCCGAAGCCGTGGTGCTGAGCCAGAGCGCCACCACCCGGTTGGTCTCCCGGCTGGAGGATCGCGGACTGCTCCAGCGTTACCTCTGCCCCGACGACCGTCGCGGCATCTACACCGACGTGACCCCGGCGGGCCTGGACCTGCTCGAGCAAGCCCGGCCCACGCACGACGCCGCACTCGCGGGCGCACTCGGTCAAGCCGCCGCCAACTCGGAGCTCGCTCCGCTCGTGGCCGCGGTCGAAGCGCTCAACACCAGCTCCGCTCGGGGCGCCCGGCCCCGGGACTACCGCCCGGTGTGA
- a CDS encoding alpha/beta fold hydrolase, translating to MSRFRVTPLRGGLATVGVVGALAGAHALRRAGARVLWPARGDDYRDENFALIDADRAGTVLADDGVPLATRTCGPDDAPVTVLFVHGFCNSMASFHFQRRDLEKLWGPRVRMVLFDLRGHGRSGVPSTASCTVGQLGHDLVAVLNATAPAGPVVLVGHSLGGMAILAAAARYPDLFAARVIGIALLSTAAAGVARAGIGQLLRNPAIDGFRLAVHTAPALVQAGRVTARQVITPFLHVSSFHGPVSPTLSRFTTLMIDQTPVATIVKFLQAIELHDESAALPALAGTPALVLGGGHDLVIPFRNSRALAAALPDSELIRLDGAAHMPHMQYPDIVNAALDRLLVRAGAIDPSADASEVARG from the coding sequence ATGAGCCGCTTCCGGGTGACCCCGCTGCGCGGCGGGCTGGCCACGGTCGGTGTCGTCGGTGCGCTGGCGGGCGCCCATGCCCTGCGTCGCGCGGGTGCGCGCGTGCTGTGGCCCGCCCGGGGCGACGACTACCGCGACGAGAACTTCGCGCTGATCGATGCCGACCGCGCGGGGACGGTGCTCGCCGACGACGGCGTGCCCCTGGCCACGCGGACCTGCGGCCCCGACGACGCACCGGTGACCGTGCTTTTCGTGCATGGCTTCTGCAACAGCATGGCGTCCTTCCATTTTCAGCGTCGTGACCTGGAGAAGTTGTGGGGCCCACGGGTTCGCATGGTGCTGTTCGACCTGCGCGGGCACGGCCGTTCGGGCGTGCCGAGCACGGCGAGTTGCACCGTCGGCCAGCTCGGCCACGACCTCGTCGCGGTACTGAACGCGACCGCCCCGGCCGGACCGGTGGTGCTGGTCGGGCATTCGCTGGGCGGGATGGCGATCCTGGCCGCGGCGGCGCGCTATCCGGACCTGTTCGCGGCCAGGGTGATCGGGATCGCACTGCTGTCGACCGCGGCTGCCGGAGTCGCCAGGGCCGGTATCGGGCAGCTGTTGCGCAATCCCGCGATCGACGGCTTCCGGCTGGCGGTACACACCGCGCCCGCCCTCGTGCAGGCGGGTCGCGTCACCGCCCGGCAAGTGATCACGCCTTTCCTGCACGTCAGCTCGTTCCACGGCCCCGTGAGCCCGACCCTGTCGCGCTTCACGACGCTGATGATCGACCAGACGCCGGTGGCGACCATCGTGAAGTTCCTCCAGGCCATCGAGCTGCACGACGAGTCGGCGGCGTTGCCCGCGCTGGCGGGCACTCCGGCTCTGGTGCTCGGCGGCGGGCACGACCTGGTGATCCCGTTCCGCAATTCGCGGGCGCTGGCCGCCGCGCTGCCCGATAGCGAGCTCATCCGGCTGGACGGCGCCGCGCACATGCCGCATATGCAGTACCCGGATATCGTCAACGCCGCGCTGGATCGACTGCTCGTGCGGGCGGGCGCGATCGACCCGTCGGCAGACGCCTCGGAGGTGGCCCGTGGCTGA
- the tsaB gene encoding tRNA (adenosine(37)-N6)-threonylcarbamoyltransferase complex dimerization subunit type 1 TsaB, which translates to MLVLAVDTATPAVTAGLVDLEQGAGAADPVRARTVASRVRVDPRAHAEVLTPQILECLTEAGRSRTDIDAIVVGVGPGPFTGLRVGMATAAAFGDALGIPVYGVCSLDAIAADAAVDPAVPPPVELSPEAELLVVTDARRREVYWARYRAGARVAGPEVCKPSDLDAGQATAIAGSASHVDFFDLPVLPAETPSPAGLVCVAAPGLLSRSVPEPLVPLYLRRPDAVENAYRRLDRMGA; encoded by the coding sequence ATGCTTGTACTAGCCGTCGACACCGCGACACCCGCCGTCACAGCGGGACTGGTGGACCTGGAGCAGGGCGCCGGCGCGGCGGATCCCGTCCGGGCACGCACCGTCGCCTCCCGGGTGCGGGTCGACCCCCGTGCCCACGCCGAGGTGCTCACGCCGCAGATCCTCGAATGCCTCACAGAGGCAGGTCGTTCCAGAACCGACATCGACGCGATCGTGGTCGGCGTCGGCCCGGGTCCGTTCACCGGCCTGCGGGTCGGCATGGCCACCGCGGCCGCCTTCGGTGACGCGCTCGGCATCCCGGTGTACGGCGTGTGCAGCCTCGACGCGATCGCCGCCGACGCGGCCGTCGACCCGGCCGTGCCGCCCCCGGTCGAGCTGTCGCCCGAAGCCGAGCTGCTCGTGGTGACCGACGCGCGGCGGCGCGAGGTGTACTGGGCGCGGTACCGGGCGGGCGCGCGGGTGGCGGGACCGGAGGTCTGCAAGCCCTCGGACTTGGACGCGGGCCAGGCCACCGCGATCGCCGGATCCGCTTCGCACGTCGACTTCTTCGATCTGCCGGTCTTGCCCGCCGAGACGCCCTCGCCCGCCGGATTGGTGTGCGTCGCCGCGCCCGGCCTGCTGTCGCGCAGCGTGCCGGAGCCGCTGGTTCCGCTGTACCTGCGCAGGCCGGACGCGGTCGAGAACGCCTATCGCCGGCTCGACCGGATGGGAGCGTGA
- the tsaE gene encoding tRNA (adenosine(37)-N6)-threonylcarbamoyltransferase complex ATPase subunit type 1 TsaE: protein MADPGHRVLPTVADTEALGRELATNLRAGDLVVLDGPLGAGKTALTRGIAAGLGVQGRVSSPTFIIARQHRAGQREGGGPAVPMVHVDAYRLGGDLDELDALDLDTDLHQAVVVVEWGRGVVEHLAERHLRVVLSREPDSDVRTAIWEWVG, encoded by the coding sequence GTGGCTGATCCGGGTCATCGGGTGTTGCCAACGGTCGCCGACACCGAGGCACTGGGCCGGGAACTGGCGACGAATCTGCGCGCCGGGGACCTGGTGGTGCTGGACGGTCCGCTCGGCGCGGGCAAGACCGCGCTCACCCGTGGCATCGCCGCGGGGCTCGGCGTGCAGGGCCGGGTCAGCTCGCCGACGTTCATCATCGCCCGCCAGCACCGCGCCGGGCAGCGCGAGGGCGGCGGCCCGGCGGTGCCCATGGTGCACGTGGACGCCTACCGGCTCGGCGGCGACCTGGACGAGCTGGACGCGCTGGATCTGGACACCGACCTGCATCAGGCGGTGGTCGTGGTGGAGTGGGGCCGCGGCGTGGTGGAGCACCTCGCGGAGCGGCACCTGCGCGTCGTGCTGTCGCGCGAGCCGGATTCGGATGTGCGCACCGCGATCTGGGAATGGGTGGGTTAG
- a CDS encoding NAD(P)H-hydrate dehydratase, with protein MSTQRGFFTVDQVRAAEAELFTRVPDGVPMRRAAHGLATVVAGELRERTGGVAGRSVTLLVGSGDNGGDALWAGAQLRRRGVAVTAVLLDPRRAHAEGLAALRKAGGRVADDVGHADLVIDGIVGISGRGPLRPRAAEIVAALEAPIVAADLPSGVGPDTGAIEGPAVRADVTVAFGAYKPVHALAAAQCGRIELVPIGLRLPEAGLVALEPASIGAAWPVPGPADDKYTQGVTGVCAGSATYPGAAVLCAGAAVAATSGMVRYAGSAAAEVLDHFPEVIATEEVAATGRVQSWVFGPGAGTGPDSSERLREILATDLPVVIDADGLTLLSAQPELVRERAAPTVLTPHAGEFARLTGREVGPDRVAAVRDLAEAWQVTVLLKGRSTLVAAPGRPVLVNEAGGSWAATAGAGDVLSGIIGTLLAAGRDPGWSAAAAARVHALAANLAAHDGAPEGAPISAGVLAAHVRPAIGVLRGLAHPF; from the coding sequence ATGTCCACGCAGCGGGGCTTTTTCACCGTAGACCAGGTGCGCGCGGCGGAGGCCGAGTTGTTCACCCGGGTGCCGGACGGTGTGCCCATGCGCCGCGCGGCGCACGGCTTGGCCACGGTGGTCGCGGGCGAACTGCGGGAGCGCACCGGCGGTGTCGCGGGACGGTCGGTGACCCTGCTGGTCGGCTCCGGCGACAACGGCGGCGACGCGCTCTGGGCGGGAGCGCAGTTGCGCCGCCGCGGCGTCGCGGTCACCGCGGTCTTGCTGGATCCGCGGCGGGCGCACGCCGAAGGACTCGCGGCGCTGCGCAAAGCGGGTGGTCGAGTCGCGGACGACGTCGGCCACGCCGACCTGGTGATCGACGGTATCGTCGGCATCTCCGGTCGCGGGCCGCTGCGGCCGCGCGCCGCGGAAATCGTTGCGGCGCTGGAAGCGCCGATCGTCGCGGCCGATCTGCCCAGCGGCGTCGGCCCAGACACCGGCGCGATCGAAGGACCGGCCGTCCGCGCGGACGTCACGGTCGCCTTCGGCGCCTACAAGCCGGTGCACGCCCTCGCCGCGGCGCAGTGCGGCCGGATCGAATTGGTTCCCATCGGCTTACGTCTTCCAGAAGCGGGTCTCGTCGCGCTGGAGCCTGCATCGATCGGCGCCGCGTGGCCGGTTCCCGGCCCGGCCGACGACAAATACACGCAGGGCGTGACGGGCGTATGCGCCGGTAGCGCAACCTATCCGGGCGCCGCCGTGCTGTGCGCGGGCGCCGCCGTGGCGGCCACATCGGGCATGGTGCGCTATGCCGGGAGCGCGGCCGCCGAGGTGCTCGACCACTTTCCCGAAGTGATCGCCACGGAGGAGGTAGCCGCGACCGGTCGCGTCCAGTCGTGGGTCTTCGGTCCCGGCGCGGGCACCGGCCCCGACTCCAGCGAGCGCCTGCGGGAGATCCTGGCCACCGACCTCCCGGTGGTGATCGATGCCGACGGCCTGACGCTGCTGTCCGCGCAGCCGGAATTGGTGCGCGAGCGCGCCGCCCCGACCGTCCTGACTCCGCACGCGGGCGAGTTCGCCCGCCTCACCGGACGGGAGGTCGGCCCCGACCGGGTGGCCGCGGTCCGCGACCTGGCCGAGGCCTGGCAGGTCACGGTGCTGCTGAAGGGCCGCTCCACGTTGGTCGCCGCCCCCGGCCGTCCCGTGCTGGTCAACGAGGCGGGCGGTTCATGGGCGGCGACCGCGGGCGCGGGCGACGTGCTCTCGGGCATCATCGGAACGCTGCTGGCCGCGGGCCGGGATCCCGGCTGGTCGGCCGCCGCGGCCGCACGAGTACACGCGCTGGCCGCGAACCTCGCCGCCCACGACGGCGCGCCCGAGGGAGCCCCCATCTCGGCGGGCGTCCTCGCCGCGCACGTCCGTCCCGCGATCGGCGTCCTGCGCGGCCTCGCCCATCCCTTCTGA